One genomic window of Arvicola amphibius chromosome 4, mArvAmp1.2, whole genome shotgun sequence includes the following:
- the Fam20a gene encoding pseudokinase FAM20A, with translation MRHFPTISADYSQDEKALLGACDCSQIVKPSGVHLKLVLRFSDFGKAMFKPMRQQREEETPENFFYFIDFQRHNAEVAAFHLDRILDFRRVPPTVGRLVNVTKEILEVTKNEILQSVFFVSPANNVCFFAKCPYMCKTEYAVCGNPHLLEGSLSAFLPSLNLAPRLSVPNPWIRSYSLSGKEEWEINPLYCDTVKQIYPYNSSNRLLGIIDMAIFDFLIGNMDRHHYEMFTKFGDDGYLIHLDNARGFGRHSQDEISILAPLSQCCMIKKKTLLHLQLLAQADYRLSDVMRESLLEDQLTPVLTEPHLLALDRRLQIILKTVEDCIEAHGEQRVVADGPAQQSAPDSGQANLTS, from the exons ATGAGACACTTCCCTACCATCAGCGCTG ATTACAGCCAGGACGAAAAGGCCTTGCTGGGGGCCTGTGACTGCTCACAGA TTGTGAAACCCAGTGGGGTCCACCTGAAGCTGGTTCTGAGGTTCTCGGACTTCGGGAAAGCCATGTTTAAACCCATGAG ACAGCAACGAGAGGAAGAGACGCCCGAGAACTTCTTCTATTTTATAGACTTTCAGAGACACAACGCTGAGGTCGCAGCTTTCCACCTGGACAG GATTCTGGACTTCCGACGGGTGCCGCCAACAGTGGGGAGGCTAGTGAATGTCACCAAGGAAATCCTAGAGGTCACCAAGAATGAAATCCTACAGAgtgttttctttgtctctccAG CTAACAACGTGTGCTTCTTTGCCAAGTGTCCGTACATGTGCAAGACTGAGTATGCGGTCTGCGGCAACCCACACCTGCTGGAGggctccctctctgccttcctgccgTCCCTCAACCTGGCCCCCAGGCTGTCTGTGCCCAACCCCTGGATACGCTCCTACTCACTGTCGGGAAAAGAGGA GTGGGAGATCAACCCCCTCTACTGTGACACAGTAAAGCAGATCTACCCGTACAATAGCAGCAACAGGCTCCTTGGCATCATCGACATGGCCATCTTTGACTTCCTGATTG GAAACATGGACCGCCACCATTATGAGATGTTCACCAAGTTTGGGGATGACGGGTACCTTATTCATCTTGATAATGCCAGAGG GTTTGGACGACATTCCCAGGACGAAATCTCCATCCTCGCCCCTCTCTCACAGTGTTGCAT gataaaaaagaaaacacttctgcACCTTCAGCTGCTGGCTCAGGCTGACTACAGACTCAGTGATGTGATGCGGGAGTCCCTCCTAGAAGACCAGCTTACCCCTGTCCTCACAGAACCCCACCTCCTGGCCCTGGACCGCAGACTCCAAATCATCCTGAAGACAGTAGAGGACTGCATAGAGGCCCATGGAGAACAGAGGGTCGTAGCTGATGGCCCAGCACAGCAGTCAGCCCCAGACTCTGGCCAGGCTAATCTGACAAGCTAA